The following coding sequences lie in one Pseudomonas monsensis genomic window:
- a CDS encoding bifunctional 4-hydroxy-2-oxoglutarate aldolase/2-dehydro-3-deoxy-phosphogluconate aldolase yields the protein MTTPSPTVSMADKVALIDSLCAKARILPVITIAREQDVLPLADALAAGGLTALEVTLRSQFGLKAIQILREQRPELVTGAGTVLDRNMLAAAEAAGSQFIVTPGITRDLLEASVDSPIPLLPGISNASGIMEGYGLGYRRFKLFPAEVSGGVAAIKALGGPFGEVKFCPTGGVGPANIKSYMALKNVMCVGGSWMLDPEWIKNGDWARIQECTAEALALLD from the coding sequence ATGACAACCCCATCCCCGACCGTTTCCATGGCGGACAAAGTTGCCCTGATCGACAGCCTCTGCGCCAAGGCGCGGATTCTGCCGGTGATCACCATCGCCCGTGAGCAGGACGTACTGCCGCTGGCCGACGCCCTGGCCGCTGGTGGCCTGACGGCGCTGGAAGTGACCCTGCGTTCGCAGTTCGGTCTCAAGGCAATCCAGATCCTGCGCGAGCAACGCCCGGAGCTGGTAACCGGTGCTGGCACCGTGCTCGATCGCAACATGCTCGCGGCGGCTGAAGCGGCGGGTTCGCAATTCATCGTCACCCCGGGCATCACCCGTGATCTGCTCGAAGCCAGCGTCGACAGCCCGATTCCGCTGTTGCCGGGCATCAGCAACGCCTCCGGCATCATGGAAGGCTACGGTTTGGGTTATCGCCGCTTCAAGCTGTTCCCGGCGGAAGTCAGCGGCGGTGTGGCGGCGATCAAGGCGCTCGGCGGCCCGTTCGGCGAAGTTAAATTCTGCCCGACCGGCGGCGTTGGCCCGGCCAACATCAAGAGCTACATGGCGCTGAAAAACGTCATGTGCGTGGGCGGTAGCTGGATGCTCGATCCGGAGTGGATCAAGAACGGCGACTGGGCGCGCATTCAGGAATGCACCGCTGAAGCCCTGGCGCTGCTGGATTAA
- a CDS encoding ferritin-like domain-containing protein: MTDMNKEAISVLNDLIETSKDGQEGFKTCAEDIKHPELKALFAKRSADCATAAAELQATVRSMGGDPETSTSVSGDLHRRWVDVKAMFTGKDEEAVLNEAERGEDHALKAYREAIEKINKHNLVGIRDLVERQYHGVQRNHDQVKALRNEARARS; this comes from the coding sequence ATGACTGACATGAATAAAGAAGCCATCTCTGTACTCAACGACCTGATCGAAACCAGCAAAGACGGTCAGGAAGGGTTCAAGACTTGCGCCGAAGATATCAAGCACCCGGAACTGAAAGCACTGTTCGCCAAGCGCTCGGCCGATTGCGCCACCGCCGCTGCCGAACTGCAAGCCACCGTGCGTTCGATGGGCGGTGATCCGGAAACCTCTACCAGCGTCAGCGGTGACCTGCACCGTCGCTGGGTCGACGTCAAAGCCATGTTCACCGGCAAAGACGAAGAGGCTGTGCTTAACGAAGCCGAGCGCGGTGAAGACCACGCGCTGAAGGCTTATCGTGAAGCCATCGAGAAAATCAACAAGCACAATCTGGTTGGCATTCGTGATCTGGTTGAACGCCAGTATCACGGCGTACAGCGTAACCACGACCAAGTGAAAGCCCTGCGTAACGAGGCTCGTGCCCGTTCTTAA
- the pgl gene encoding 6-phosphogluconolactonase, translating into MAISDVQLPAGVNAHEFKSPVLLAEGLALNVAKQLSEAIAARGNAVLVVSGGRSPVAFFQHLAKQALDWSKVVVTLADERWVPVEHADSNAGLLKQYLLKGPAAKAQFLSLYSAAANVEQAAEHADRLLAELPPIDVLVLGMGDDGHTASLFPDSPNLAEALQADGSRRCWPMLAPSVPRQRLTMSRALLASARHKILSISGQSKLTTLNAALASDDVAAMPVRAFLQPTLEIYWCP; encoded by the coding sequence ATGGCGATATCTGATGTGCAACTGCCTGCGGGCGTGAATGCCCACGAGTTCAAGAGCCCGGTGCTGTTGGCCGAAGGTCTGGCGCTGAATGTGGCCAAGCAATTGAGCGAGGCCATTGCTGCACGCGGCAACGCGGTGCTGGTGGTGTCCGGCGGTCGCAGCCCGGTGGCGTTCTTTCAGCACCTGGCCAAGCAGGCGCTGGACTGGTCGAAAGTCGTCGTGACCCTGGCCGATGAACGCTGGGTCCCGGTTGAGCACGCCGACAGCAATGCCGGTCTGCTCAAGCAGTACCTGCTCAAAGGCCCGGCGGCCAAGGCGCAGTTCCTCAGCCTCTACAGCGCTGCGGCGAACGTTGAGCAAGCTGCCGAACACGCCGATCGCCTGCTCGCCGAATTGCCACCGATTGACGTGCTGGTGCTGGGCATGGGCGATGACGGTCACACCGCATCGCTGTTCCCCGACAGCCCGAACCTCGCCGAAGCGTTGCAGGCCGATGGCAGCCGTCGCTGCTGGCCGATGCTGGCGCCGAGCGTGCCGCGTCAGCGCCTGACCATGAGTCGCGCGCTGCTGGCGTCGGCCAGGCACAAGATTCTGTCGATTTCCGGTCAGTCGAAACTGACCACCCTGAATGCCGCACTGGCATCCGACGACGTCGCGGCCATGCCGGTGCGCGCGTTTCTGCAACCTACGTTAGAGATTTACTGGTGCCCATGA
- a CDS encoding MurR/RpiR family transcriptional regulator, producing MRNLLEQIQSRLEELNKAERKVAEVILLNPQQATRFSIAALAQAASVSEPTVNRFCRSFGVSGYPELKLQLAQSLASGAAYVSRAVEADDNPEAYTQKIFGSAIASLDSACQALDPNLISRAVDLLIQARQIHFFGLGASAPVALDAQHKFFRFNLAVTAHADVLMQRMIASVAHTGELFVIISYTGRTRELVEVARIARENGASVLGLTAENSPLAKASTLSLNIPLPEDTDIYMPMTSRIIQLTVLDVLATGMTLRRGVDFQPHLRKIKESLNASRYPVGDEFN from the coding sequence GTGCGAAATTTACTGGAACAGATCCAGAGTCGCCTTGAAGAGCTGAACAAGGCCGAACGCAAAGTCGCCGAGGTGATCCTGCTCAACCCGCAGCAGGCCACCCGCTTCAGCATCGCCGCCCTCGCCCAGGCGGCGTCGGTGAGCGAGCCGACGGTCAACCGTTTCTGCCGTTCGTTCGGTGTCAGCGGCTATCCTGAACTCAAGCTGCAACTGGCGCAGAGCCTGGCCAGTGGCGCAGCGTATGTCAGCCGTGCGGTGGAAGCCGATGACAATCCCGAGGCGTACACGCAGAAGATTTTCGGCAGTGCCATCGCCTCGCTGGACAGCGCTTGCCAGGCGTTGGACCCGAACCTGATCAGCCGCGCCGTCGACCTGTTGATTCAGGCGCGGCAGATCCACTTCTTCGGCCTCGGCGCCTCGGCACCGGTGGCGCTGGATGCGCAGCACAAGTTCTTCCGCTTCAACCTGGCGGTCACCGCGCATGCCGATGTGCTGATGCAGCGGATGATTGCTTCGGTGGCGCACACCGGTGAGTTGTTCGTGATCATTTCCTACACCGGGCGCACCCGCGAGCTGGTGGAAGTGGCGCGCATTGCTCGGGAGAACGGTGCTTCGGTGCTGGGTCTGACGGCGGAGAATTCGCCGTTGGCCAAGGCGAGTACCTTGAGCCTGAATATTCCGTTGCCGGAAGACACCGACATCTATATGCCGATGACCTCGCGGATCATTCAGTTGACCGTGCTGGATGTGCTGGCGACCGGCATGACCTTGCGGCGCGGGGTGGATTTCCAGCCGCATTTGCGCAAGATCAAAGAGAGCTTGAATGCCAGCCGGTATCCGGTTGGGGATGAATTCAACTAA
- a CDS encoding carbohydrate porin yields MKKKHVNARLICQVSAAAALVLAGNAMAADAFSSDSKWMTGDWGGERTKLIEQGIDIKADYVGEVGGNLHGGYNDDKTARYADQFGLGVALDLQKLWGWDNTQAKIQLTNRNGYNISNDRVGDPRAGTLSSSQEVYGRGHMVRLTQLWIQHQFFDNKLDVKAGYFGEGEDFNTFPCDFQNLAFCGSQVGNWATNIWYNWPVSQAAIRVKYNINDELYAQIGAYNQNPSQLEHGNGFKLSGSGTKGTVLPVELVWSPKVNSLPGEYRVGYYKSTADASDVREDVNGFDAATTRDAYKTHSSKSGYWFVAQQQLTSHNGDASRGLNIAANATFHDKDTNFIDNYQSVMFVYKGPFDARPKDDVGIGAARIHVNDDVKKNAELLNVSNGVSDYDNPVFSPIRETEYNYEINYGFHVTNWLTVRPNLQYITHPGGVDEVDNALVAGLKIQSTF; encoded by the coding sequence ATGAAAAAGAAACACGTCAATGCCCGCTTGATCTGCCAAGTGTCAGCGGCAGCAGCACTGGTGCTGGCCGGCAATGCAATGGCGGCCGATGCGTTCAGCTCCGATTCCAAGTGGATGACCGGCGACTGGGGTGGCGAGCGGACCAAGCTGATCGAGCAAGGTATCGACATCAAGGCGGACTACGTCGGGGAAGTCGGTGGCAACCTGCACGGCGGCTACAACGACGACAAGACGGCGCGTTACGCTGACCAGTTCGGTCTGGGCGTGGCACTGGATCTGCAAAAACTCTGGGGCTGGGACAACACCCAGGCGAAGATCCAGCTGACCAACCGTAACGGCTACAACATCTCTAACGATCGCGTGGGCGATCCGCGTGCCGGCACCTTGTCTTCCTCGCAGGAAGTCTACGGTCGTGGCCACATGGTGCGTCTGACCCAGTTGTGGATTCAGCACCAGTTCTTCGACAACAAGCTCGACGTCAAGGCCGGTTACTTCGGTGAAGGCGAAGACTTCAACACCTTCCCGTGCGACTTCCAGAACCTGGCGTTCTGCGGTTCGCAAGTGGGTAACTGGGCGACCAACATCTGGTACAACTGGCCCGTCAGCCAGGCTGCGATCCGCGTGAAGTACAACATCAACGACGAGCTCTACGCGCAGATCGGTGCATACAACCAGAACCCGTCGCAGCTGGAACACGGCAACGGCTTCAAACTCAGCGGCAGCGGCACCAAAGGTACCGTTCTTCCTGTCGAGCTGGTCTGGTCGCCGAAGGTCAACAGCCTGCCGGGCGAATACCGCGTCGGTTACTACAAGAGCACTGCTGATGCCAGCGACGTTCGTGAAGACGTCAACGGTTTCGACGCTGCTACTACTCGCGACGCGTACAAAACCCACAGCAGCAAAAGCGGCTACTGGTTCGTGGCGCAACAGCAACTCACCAGCCACAACGGCGACGCTTCCCGTGGTCTGAACATCGCCGCCAACGCCACTTTCCACGACAAGGACACCAACTTCATCGACAACTATCAGTCGGTGATGTTTGTTTACAAAGGCCCGTTCGACGCCCGTCCGAAGGATGACGTCGGTATCGGCGCGGCGCGTATCCACGTCAACGATGACGTGAAGAAAAACGCTGAACTGCTGAACGTTTCCAACGGTGTGTCGGATTACGACAATCCGGTGTTCTCGCCAATTCGCGAAACCGAATACAACTACGAGATCAACTACGGCTTCCACGTCACCAACTGGCTGACCGTACGTCCTAACCTGCAGTACATCACTCACCCGGGTGGTGTGGATGAAGTGGACAACGCTTTGGTCGCCGGCCTGAAAATTCAGTCTACGTTCTGA
- a CDS encoding MaoC family dehydratase, which produces MTQVTNIPYEALEVGQTASYSKTVEERDIQLFAAMSGDHNPVHLDAEFAAASMFKERIAHGMFSGALISAAVACELPGPGTIYIGQQMSFQKPVKIGDTLTVRLEILEKLPKFRVRIATRVFNQHDELVVDGEAEILAPRKQQTVTLPTLPAISIG; this is translated from the coding sequence ATGACCCAGGTTACCAACATCCCTTATGAAGCCCTCGAAGTCGGCCAGACCGCGAGCTACAGCAAGACGGTCGAAGAGCGCGACATTCAGCTGTTTGCCGCGATGTCGGGCGACCACAACCCGGTGCACCTGGACGCCGAGTTCGCCGCCGCCAGCATGTTCAAGGAACGCATCGCCCACGGTATGTTCAGCGGTGCGCTGATCAGTGCTGCGGTGGCTTGCGAACTGCCTGGGCCGGGCACTATTTATATCGGTCAGCAAATGAGCTTTCAGAAGCCGGTGAAGATTGGCGACACCCTGACCGTGCGCCTGGAAATTCTCGAGAAGCTGCCGAAGTTTCGTGTGCGCATCGCCACTCGCGTATTCAATCAGCATGATGAATTGGTAGTGGATGGTGAAGCGGAGATTCTGGCGCCGCGCAAGCAGCAGACGGTGACGTTGCCGACTTTGCCGGCGATCAGCATCGGCTGA
- a CDS encoding DUF3820 family protein, whose translation MNPEKLELLITREMPFGKYKGRIIADLPGPYLNWFAREGFPNGELGGLLALMQEIDHNGLSDLLEPLRAKHGKPAPRH comes from the coding sequence ATGAATCCCGAAAAACTCGAACTGCTGATCACCCGCGAAATGCCTTTCGGCAAATACAAGGGCCGGATCATTGCCGACCTGCCCGGCCCCTACCTGAACTGGTTCGCCCGTGAAGGTTTCCCGAACGGCGAGCTCGGCGGACTGCTGGCCTTGATGCAGGAAATCGATCACAACGGTTTGTCGGATCTGCTCGAACCCCTGCGCGCCAAACACGGCAAACCCGCCCCGCGCCACTGA
- the zwf gene encoding glucose-6-phosphate dehydrogenase, whose protein sequence is MPSITVEPCTFALFGALGDLALRKLFPALYHLDGADLLHEDTRIIALAREAGSEQQHLAFIAAELRRYVGKELDEAVAERFLARLTYLHVDFLKSEDYVALAELAGSAQRMIAYFATPAAVYGAICENLAKVGLAENTRVVLEKPIGSDLESSRKVNDAVAQFFPENRTYRIDHYLGKETVQNLIALRFANSLFETQWNQNYISHVEITVAEKVGIEGRWGYFDKAGQLRDMIQNHLLQLLCLIAMDPPADLSADSIRDEKVKVLKALAPISPEGLTTQVVRGQYIAGHSEGKSVPGYLEEPNSNTQSDTETFVALRADIRNWRWAGVPFYLRTGKRMPQKLSQIVIHFKEPSHYIFAPEQRLQISNKLIIRLQPDEGISLRVMTKEQGLDKGMQLRSGPLQLNFSDTWRSARIPDAYERLLLEVMNGNQNLFVRKDEIEAAWKWCDQLIAGWKKSGDAPKPYAAGSWGPMSSIALITRDGRSWYGDI, encoded by the coding sequence ATGCCTTCGATTACGGTTGAACCGTGCACCTTTGCCTTGTTCGGCGCTCTTGGCGATCTGGCCCTGCGCAAGCTGTTTCCTGCCCTTTACCACCTCGATGGCGCTGACCTGTTGCACGAGGACACGCGGATCATCGCGCTGGCCCGTGAAGCCGGTAGCGAACAGCAGCACCTGGCGTTCATCGCCGCCGAATTGCGTCGGTATGTCGGCAAAGAGCTGGACGAAGCCGTGGCCGAGCGCTTTCTGGCGCGCCTGACTTATCTGCACGTCGACTTCCTCAAGTCTGAAGACTATGTGGCGCTGGCCGAACTGGCTGGCAGCGCGCAACGCATGATTGCCTACTTCGCCACACCGGCGGCGGTGTACGGCGCGATCTGCGAGAACCTGGCGAAAGTCGGTCTGGCGGAAAATACTCGCGTGGTCCTGGAAAAGCCGATCGGCTCCGACCTTGAGTCCTCACGCAAAGTGAACGACGCCGTGGCGCAGTTTTTCCCGGAAAACCGCACCTACCGCATCGACCACTATCTGGGCAAAGAGACCGTCCAGAACCTGATCGCCCTGCGTTTCGCCAACAGCCTGTTCGAAACCCAGTGGAACCAGAATTACATCTCCCACGTGGAAATCACCGTGGCCGAGAAGGTCGGCATCGAAGGCCGTTGGGGCTACTTCGACAAGGCCGGCCAACTGCGCGACATGATCCAGAACCACCTGTTGCAGCTGCTGTGCCTGATCGCCATGGACCCGCCGGCCGACCTGTCGGCTGACAGCATCCGTGACGAAAAGGTAAAAGTGCTCAAGGCCCTGGCGCCGATCAGTCCGGAAGGCCTGACCACTCAGGTGGTGCGCGGCCAATACATCGCCGGCCACAGCGAAGGCAAGTCCGTACCGGGCTATCTGGAAGAACCGAATTCCAACACCCAGAGCGACACCGAAACCTTCGTCGCTTTGCGTGCCGACATCCGCAACTGGCGCTGGGCCGGAGTGCCGTTCTACCTGCGGACTGGCAAGCGCATGCCGCAAAAGTTGTCGCAGATCGTCATCCACTTCAAGGAACCGTCGCACTACATTTTCGCGCCGGAACAACGCCTGCAGATCAGCAACAAACTGATCATCCGTCTGCAACCGGACGAAGGCATTTCCCTGCGCGTGATGACCAAAGAGCAGGGCCTCGACAAAGGCATGCAACTGCGCAGCGGCCCGCTGCAACTGAATTTCTCCGACACCTGGCGCAGTGCGCGGATCCCCGACGCCTACGAGCGGTTGTTGCTGGAAGTGATGAACGGCAATCAGAACCTGTTTGTCCGTAAAGATGAAATCGAAGCCGCGTGGAAGTGGTGTGACCAGTTGATCGCCGGCTGGAAAAAGTCCGGTGACGCGCCCAAGCCGTATGCGGCCGGGTCGTGGGGGCCGATGAGCTCGATTGCACTGATCACGCGGGACGGGAGGTCGTGGTATGGCGATATCTGA
- a CDS encoding D-hexose-6-phosphate mutarotase, with the protein MHEHPLQRFFKSLREQPVFAWERYQMRDVLVIDHPLCQAVFSRQGAQLLHFQPRGQKPWLWCAAKWPHVGAIRGGVPVCWPWYGRHPSENAWPSHGWARLLDWKLLDSSSAEDGVRLHWQLQLCDWQVDLHAHLGERMELRLSTEHQDDMPCQLSQALHAYWRIGDVGEIALSGLEGAQGYDQLSRQSCQQEGELRVDGGCQRVFQHDGELQLKDHAWQRELCIDTGDSGDTVVWHPGARPLLGVTWDEISEFVCVEAAAGGTDSLHLAPGEKAHLSLQAWAAA; encoded by the coding sequence ATGCATGAGCATCCGCTGCAACGCTTCTTCAAATCCCTGCGTGAACAACCGGTGTTCGCCTGGGAGCGCTATCAGATGCGCGACGTGTTGGTGATTGATCATCCGCTGTGTCAGGCGGTGTTCAGTCGTCAGGGCGCGCAGTTGCTGCACTTTCAGCCGCGCGGGCAGAAACCGTGGTTGTGGTGTGCGGCGAAGTGGCCGCACGTTGGCGCCATCCGTGGCGGCGTGCCGGTGTGCTGGCCGTGGTATGGCCGCCATCCGAGCGAAAACGCCTGGCCCTCCCATGGCTGGGCGCGGCTGCTTGACTGGAAACTGCTCGATAGCAGCAGCGCCGAGGATGGCGTGCGCCTGCACTGGCAATTGCAATTGTGCGACTGGCAGGTCGACCTGCACGCGCACCTCGGAGAACGCATGGAGTTACGCCTGAGCACTGAGCATCAGGACGACATGCCGTGCCAGTTGAGCCAGGCGTTGCACGCTTACTGGCGTATTGGCGATGTCGGTGAGATAGCGCTGTCTGGCCTCGAAGGCGCGCAGGGTTATGACCAGTTGAGTCGCCAGTCTTGTCAGCAGGAAGGCGAGTTACGCGTCGATGGCGGCTGCCAGCGGGTGTTCCAGCACGACGGCGAATTACAGCTCAAGGATCACGCCTGGCAGCGCGAGTTGTGCATTGATACCGGTGACAGCGGCGACACGGTGGTCTGGCATCCTGGAGCGCGGCCGTTGTTGGGCGTGACGTGGGATGAGATTTCCGAGTTTGTCTGTGTTGAAGCGGCGGCGGGTGGGACTGACAGCTTGCATCTGGCGCCGGGGGAGAAGGCGCATTTGAGTTTGCAGGCGTGGGCGGCGGCTTGA
- a CDS encoding alpha/beta hydrolase: MIHHTLWLDANDRSRLFVNQWLPAAPLKAVVLIAHGMAEHSGRYQQLAETFCDKGYGVYAPDLRGHGQTAENGTLGHFADDDGWCKVVGDLASLNQYIGQQHPGVPIILLGHSMGSYLAQGYLLHHSASLHGAILSGSNFQPPALYRAARQIARVEKLRQGGKGRSALIEWLSFGSFNNTFKPVSTPFDWLSRDPAAVAKYVADPLCGFRCTNQLWIDLLGGLQQISKASTLAQIDPGLPLLVIGGECDPVSEGKRLTDLANALRNAGSQNLQLKIYPQARHELFNETNRDEVIADVLAWIDQALSHPRPHRSE; this comes from the coding sequence ATGATCCACCACACCCTATGGCTTGATGCGAATGACCGCAGCCGGCTTTTCGTCAATCAGTGGCTGCCGGCCGCACCATTGAAAGCGGTGGTCCTGATTGCCCACGGCATGGCGGAACACAGCGGGCGTTATCAACAGTTGGCGGAAACGTTTTGCGACAAAGGATACGGTGTCTACGCCCCGGATCTGCGCGGTCATGGCCAGACCGCCGAGAACGGCACCCTCGGCCATTTCGCCGATGACGACGGCTGGTGCAAGGTTGTCGGCGACCTCGCCAGCCTCAATCAATACATCGGCCAGCAACACCCCGGCGTGCCAATCATTCTGCTCGGGCACAGCATGGGCAGTTACCTCGCTCAAGGTTATCTGCTGCACCACAGCGCCAGCCTGCACGGGGCGATTCTCAGTGGTTCGAATTTCCAGCCCCCGGCCCTCTATCGCGCCGCCCGGCAAATTGCCCGCGTGGAAAAACTGCGTCAGGGTGGCAAGGGCCGCAGTGCGCTGATCGAATGGTTGTCGTTTGGTTCATTCAACAACACCTTCAAACCGGTGAGCACACCGTTCGACTGGCTCAGCCGCGATCCGGCCGCAGTCGCCAAATACGTGGCCGACCCGCTGTGCGGCTTTCGCTGCACCAACCAGTTGTGGATCGACCTGCTCGGCGGCTTGCAGCAAATCAGCAAAGCGTCCACTCTCGCGCAGATCGACCCGGGCCTGCCTCTGCTGGTGATCGGCGGTGAATGTGATCCGGTGAGTGAAGGCAAACGTCTGACAGATCTGGCCAATGCACTGCGCAACGCCGGCAGCCAGAACCTGCAATTGAAGATTTACCCGCAGGCCCGGCACGAATTGTTCAACGAAACCAATCGCGACGAAGTGATCGCCGATGTGCTGGCCTGGATCGACCAGGCGCTGAGCCATCCGCGCCCGCATCGCAGCGAATAA
- a CDS encoding aminotransferase class V-fold PLP-dependent enzyme: protein MPDNTRRARDEAFWQTFADRYDVQPGPVNLENGYFGRMSRTVIEEYQRNIELINTSNSVYVRQQFEQRDHLDIRAQLAELIGVRAQSVAFTRNATEGLQSLIRNYNRLQPGDQVLICDLEYDTVKGAMRWLGEHRGVDVIEIAHSHPASFDSLLETYRETFVRHPKLKLMALTHVTHRTGLVMPVQAIAALAKEHGIDIILDGAHALGQIEFDLEALGVAFAGYNLHKWIGAPLTLGFMYIAPQRLADIDPDMGEMHYPVSDIRARTPYSTPNIPALMSLPLVFEEHRSIGGAPAKGARLNYLRNLWVSAVRHLPGIEVMTPDDPQLYCGITALRFSRHADQKAMADRLLNDFNLFTVVRNGAACGPCIRITPGLTTTAGDMQRLTRALNELR, encoded by the coding sequence ATGCCCGATAACACCCGCCGCGCCCGTGACGAAGCCTTCTGGCAGACGTTCGCCGACCGTTACGATGTTCAACCAGGCCCCGTGAACCTGGAAAACGGTTACTTCGGACGGATGTCACGCACGGTGATCGAGGAGTATCAGCGCAACATAGAGCTGATCAACACCAGCAACTCGGTGTACGTGCGCCAGCAATTCGAACAACGCGACCACCTCGACATTCGCGCGCAACTGGCCGAGTTGATCGGCGTACGCGCGCAGAGTGTGGCGTTCACCCGCAATGCAACCGAAGGCCTGCAATCGCTGATCCGCAACTACAACCGCCTGCAACCGGGGGATCAGGTGCTGATCTGCGACCTCGAGTACGACACGGTCAAAGGCGCGATGCGCTGGCTGGGCGAGCATCGCGGCGTCGACGTCATCGAGATTGCGCACTCGCACCCGGCCAGTTTCGACAGCCTGCTGGAGACCTATCGCGAAACCTTCGTCCGCCACCCGAAACTCAAACTGATGGCGTTGACCCATGTCACCCATCGTACGGGACTGGTGATGCCGGTGCAGGCCATCGCGGCGCTGGCCAAAGAGCATGGCATCGACATCATCCTTGATGGTGCCCATGCCCTCGGCCAGATCGAGTTCGACCTCGAAGCCCTCGGCGTCGCCTTCGCCGGCTACAACCTGCACAAATGGATCGGCGCGCCGCTGACACTCGGTTTCATGTATATCGCACCCCAGCGTCTGGCCGACATCGACCCGGACATGGGCGAGATGCACTACCCGGTCAGCGACATCCGCGCCCGCACGCCGTACAGCACGCCGAACATTCCGGCGCTGATGAGCTTGCCGCTGGTCTTTGAAGAACACCGCTCCATCGGCGGTGCACCGGCAAAAGGCGCACGCCTCAATTACCTGCGCAACCTGTGGGTCAGCGCGGTGCGTCATCTGCCAGGTATCGAGGTCATGACACCGGACGATCCGCAGCTTTATTGTGGCATCACCGCACTGCGCTTTAGCCGACATGCTGACCAGAAGGCCATGGCCGACCGCCTGCTCAATGACTTCAACCTGTTCACCGTGGTCCGCAATGGTGCCGCCTGCGGGCCGTGCATTCGCATCACGCCGGGACTGACCACCACCGCAGGCGACATGCAACGGCTGACTCGCGCGCTGAACGAACTGCGCTGA
- a CDS encoding intradiol ring-cleavage dioxygenase: MDPDFAIPVPCPVYQLAPEQIAGPFFRNPKLLRRNISEGADGLPLLLRLTIVDAMTAEPVVGARVDIWHCNARGANAGGCPVNQGLDARTAITGDDDTYLRGSQFCDARGRVRFTTIYPDSHAGRALHLHVAVRMVVGDEYPAEHDVAWTGELQLPEIISRPTHHAKAWGGRTSMRLNNASDSLPPGMGREASTLYVWPIGRDSHEDGYFGHLTIGIDTFAVSSQIKPEDFDKYTL, from the coding sequence ATGGACCCAGACTTCGCAATCCCCGTACCCTGTCCGGTGTATCAACTGGCCCCCGAGCAGATCGCCGGGCCGTTTTTCCGTAATCCGAAACTGCTGCGTCGCAATATCAGCGAAGGTGCGGATGGTTTGCCACTGTTGCTGCGCCTGACCATTGTCGATGCCATGACCGCAGAGCCAGTGGTTGGCGCGAGGGTGGATATCTGGCATTGCAACGCGCGGGGCGCGAACGCGGGCGGGTGTCCGGTCAATCAGGGCCTCGATGCCAGGACCGCAATCACCGGCGACGATGACACCTACCTGCGCGGCAGCCAGTTCTGCGATGCCCGGGGCAGGGTGCGCTTCACCACGATTTATCCAGATTCCCATGCCGGCCGGGCGCTGCATCTTCATGTGGCGGTGCGCATGGTTGTCGGCGACGAATATCCCGCCGAGCACGATGTCGCCTGGACCGGCGAGCTGCAGCTCCCGGAAATCATCTCGCGCCCGACACACCACGCCAAAGCCTGGGGCGGGCGCACTTCGATGCGGTTGAACAATGCTTCGGACAGTTTGCCACCCGGCATGGGCCGCGAAGCCTCGACCCTGTATGTATGGCCGATCGGCCGTGACTCCCACGAGGACGGTTACTTCGGGCACCTCACGATCGGCATCGACACCTTTGCGGTGTCGTCGCAGATCAAACCCGAGGACTTCGACAAATACACGCTTTAG